Within Paenibacillus sabinae T27, the genomic segment CAACCTTATTCAGGTTGCTCTCTCACCCTTCTATTCAAACGAATCACAAGCAAAAAAGTTTCGCTTCGAACTCATTCTGGCGTACTGGCAAAATTATTCTTCGGAAGCGTTGTCCTGCATCAGGGAAACGCTGCGCTGCGGCGTAAAGGTCGAAATCGCATGCTTGTACACCATTTGCTGACGTCCGTCGCTGTCAATCACGATCGTGAAATTGTCAAACGCTTTAATAATTCCCCGGATCTGAAAGCCGTTGGTCAAATATACTGTGGCAGGGATATTTTCTTTGCGAAGTTGGTTCAAGAACGTATCTTGGATGTTAATGGACTTGTTCATATGCCGTACCCCCAATGGTTCAATTAGATTGTTCAGAAGTATATTCAAGACCTGAATGAAACTTTCCTGCAATTATATCACGAACTTCCTTAAAATTCCCGGAAAAGTTTCCGCTGTCGGTGACATCAATCCAATGAATATCCTTCATGTGCCGAAACCACGACAGCTGTCTTTTGGCGAAACGCCGCGTATCGCGTTTAAGAAGCGTCACTGATTCTTCCAGCGTCATTTCTCCCTCAAGATAGGCGGCGATCTCCTTGTATCCGAGCCCTTGCATGGAAACGAGGCTACGGCCGCAGCCGCGTTCCATCAGCCTCTTCACTTCTTCGACGAGCCCTTCCGCCAGCATTTCGTCGATTCGCTCTTCAATACGTTTATATAGTATTTGCCTGTCCATTGTCAAACCGATGAGGCAAAGGTTATAGGGAGACTCCGGTTTTTGGGCTGCCGGAGACTCGGAAAGCGGCGTATTCGTCTGCCGGTAAATCTCCAGGGCGCGGATAATCCGGCGCCGGTCGTTTGGATGCAGCCGACCGGCGCTGGCCGGGTCAACTTCGGCAAGCTTCGCGTGCAGCGCCAGCGCGCCATGCTCATCCGCGAACCGGTCCATCTCCGCGCGGAACGCCTCGTCGGCAACGGCCTCGGAGAAACGGAAGCCGTAGCAGAGAGATTCAATATAAAGGCCCGTTCCTCCTACGATGAACGGCAGCTTGCCGCTTTCGGTTATTTCGCCGATCAGCCTCCGGCCTTCGGTCTGGAACTCAGCTGCCGAGTAAGGCTCCCGAGGATCGAGGATATCGATCAGATGATGGGGAATCCCCTCCATCTCGGACGGCTTGATTTTGGCGGTGCCGATATCCATGCCGCGGTAGACCTGCATCGAGTCGCCGGATATAATCTCCGCCTGGAATTCATCGGCGATCGATAGGCTCAGCCGGGTCTTGCCGACCGCAGTCGGGCCAAGCAGAACCAGCACGTTCGGTTTGGCTTCATTGGTCAATTGTGATCACCCCGTACGATGTTTTCGTCCCTGGCCGAGGCTGCTCCGCAAATCCAAGTCGGCTGAACTCGCCGCTGCCTCTTTTCTCTTTCAGCACCACCGCTTTGCGGGCAGCCCTGACCGCTTCCGTCACGCTTTCCGGCGACAGCGAATCGCTGTTGGCGTAAGGTCGGAGCGGAGAGATTCCCGACGAATCCTCAAGCGGCTCCCGGAACATCGGATCGAAATAGACAATGTCCACGCTATTGTCCGGAAGCTTCCGCAGGTAGTCCACGTGGTCGCTGTTAACGATATTAATCCGTTGCAGTGCCGCGTCCACCTCACTGATTCCGGAATCGTAGTGGGCCATTCCTGCCGCCAACAGAGCATACAGCGGCAGGGAACTCTCCAGTGCGGTAACACGGGACTGTTCGCCTCCGCGAACGGCAAAGAGCAGCGCATCGGCGCCAAGCCCCGCCGTGCAGTCGAGCACGCTGTCGCCGGGAACCATTCCGGCTGCTTCAAGCAAGGGATCGCTTTCCCCCTTTAATATCCGCTTGGCACGGACAAAACCCATGCTCGGGTGGAACTGAAGCTGAGGCCGGTCCGGCCTCAGCAATCGTACGCCATGAAGCAGCACGACCAGCGCCTCTTCGCCACCGCAGCGCGTGAGAAGCTTGGACATCGATTGGTTGCCGCGCGGCACGTAGGGAACGCCCAGCTGCTTGGCCAGACGCTCCGCGCGCTCGGCTACCTCGGTTAGCGGGCGGTCGCCCGTAGTTATAATCATACTGCCTCCGTAATTGCAAACTGGAAATTAAAATTTGTAATATTCATCTCATTTATCATTAATCACATTACCCGCTTGAACAGTTTCTCCAAATCGTAAGGTGAAAAAGATATGACAATCGGTCTTCCATGCGGGCACGTATAAGGCTGCCGGCAGGCTGATAGCCGCGACAGCAGACTCTCGACCTCCTGCTCCGTCAGCTTCTGATTCGCTTTGATCGAGGCTCTGCAGGAGCATAAAATCGACGATTTCTCGCGGAGCTTGGCCAGGTCGATATTCCGCTC encodes:
- the hfq gene encoding RNA chaperone Hfq, producing the protein MNKSINIQDTFLNQLRKENIPATVYLTNGFQIRGIIKAFDNFTIVIDSDGRQQMVYKHAISTFTPQRSVSLMQDNASEE
- a CDS encoding class I SAM-dependent methyltransferase — protein: MIITTGDRPLTEVAERAERLAKQLGVPYVPRGNQSMSKLLTRCGGEEALVVLLHGVRLLRPDRPQLQFHPSMGFVRAKRILKGESDPLLEAAGMVPGDSVLDCTAGLGADALLFAVRGGEQSRVTALESSLPLYALLAAGMAHYDSGISEVDAALQRINIVNSDHVDYLRKLPDNSVDIVYFDPMFREPLEDSSGISPLRPYANSDSLSPESVTEAVRAARKAVVLKEKRGSGEFSRLGFAEQPRPGTKTSYGVITIDQ
- the miaA gene encoding tRNA (adenosine(37)-N6)-dimethylallyltransferase MiaA, with the protein product MTNEAKPNVLVLLGPTAVGKTRLSLSIADEFQAEIISGDSMQVYRGMDIGTAKIKPSEMEGIPHHLIDILDPREPYSAAEFQTEGRRLIGEITESGKLPFIVGGTGLYIESLCYGFRFSEAVADEAFRAEMDRFADEHGALALHAKLAEVDPASAGRLHPNDRRRIIRALEIYRQTNTPLSESPAAQKPESPYNLCLIGLTMDRQILYKRIEERIDEMLAEGLVEEVKRLMERGCGRSLVSMQGLGYKEIAAYLEGEMTLEESVTLLKRDTRRFAKRQLSWFRHMKDIHWIDVTDSGNFSGNFKEVRDIIAGKFHSGLEYTSEQSN